In Hymenobacter sublimis, a single genomic region encodes these proteins:
- a CDS encoding tagaturonate reductase, whose amino-acid sequence MPHLSQQLVSQAPPATVALPSPALLELPEKVLQFGTGVLLRGLPDYLIDKANRQGIFNGRIVVVKSTDGGDIDAFTRQDGLYTLGIRGIEDGREVAENVVCSAISRVLSAKSQWADIVACAANPELMVVISNTTEVGIQLVSDDISQSPPQSFPGKLLAFLLARYQAFNGAKDKGLVIVPTELIPDNGTKLEAILLEQAHRNNLDAEFIDWLETANQVCNSLVDRIVPGRPDRATQAALEAELGYADELLTMSEVYTLWAIEGDARVKEILSFERADAGVIVQPDINLFRELKLRLLNGTHTLSCGLAFLAGFPTVREAMDDANLAGFIHNLMLADLLPGIPYSVDEKMGQRFGMQVLDRFRNPSIEHKWLSISMNYTAKMQMRNVPTLLHYYQKLHAVPHYMALGFAAYLAFMRATRQEGGKWYGELNGQAYEIQDEKAGYFADLWARLEPADLVRTVLHNQALWGHDLSALPGFAECVTRYLSTLLEHGARATVAHALNRELAVS is encoded by the coding sequence ATGCCGCACTTATCCCAACAACTGGTTTCTCAGGCGCCCCCGGCAACCGTGGCGTTGCCCTCGCCCGCCCTGCTGGAACTCCCCGAAAAAGTCCTCCAATTTGGTACCGGCGTGCTGCTGCGCGGCCTGCCTGACTACCTCATCGATAAAGCCAACCGCCAAGGTATCTTCAACGGCCGCATTGTGGTGGTGAAGAGCACCGACGGCGGCGACATCGACGCCTTCACCCGTCAGGACGGCCTCTACACCCTCGGCATTCGGGGTATTGAAGACGGCCGCGAGGTAGCGGAAAACGTGGTGTGCTCGGCCATCAGCCGGGTGCTGTCGGCCAAAAGCCAGTGGGCCGACATTGTGGCCTGCGCCGCCAACCCGGAGCTGATGGTGGTGATTTCGAACACCACGGAAGTAGGTATTCAGCTCGTGTCGGACGACATCAGCCAGAGCCCGCCGCAGTCGTTTCCGGGCAAGCTGCTGGCCTTTCTGCTGGCCCGCTACCAGGCTTTCAACGGGGCCAAGGACAAAGGCCTCGTGATTGTGCCCACCGAGCTGATTCCCGACAATGGCACCAAGCTGGAAGCCATTCTGCTGGAGCAGGCCCACCGCAACAACCTCGACGCGGAGTTTATCGACTGGCTGGAAACGGCCAACCAGGTGTGCAACTCCCTCGTGGACCGCATCGTGCCCGGCCGCCCCGACCGGGCCACGCAGGCAGCGCTGGAAGCCGAGCTGGGCTACGCGGACGAGCTGCTGACCATGTCGGAGGTGTACACGCTGTGGGCCATTGAGGGCGACGCGCGGGTAAAGGAAATCCTGAGTTTCGAGCGGGCCGACGCTGGCGTTATCGTGCAGCCCGACATTAACCTGTTCCGGGAATTGAAGCTGCGCCTGCTCAACGGCACCCACACCCTGAGCTGCGGCCTGGCCTTCCTGGCGGGTTTCCCGACAGTGCGTGAGGCCATGGACGACGCCAACCTGGCCGGCTTCATTCACAACCTGATGCTGGCCGATTTGCTGCCCGGCATTCCCTACTCCGTGGATGAAAAAATGGGCCAGCGCTTCGGTATGCAGGTGCTCGACCGGTTCCGCAACCCCTCCATCGAGCACAAATGGCTGTCGATTTCGATGAACTACACGGCCAAGATGCAGATGCGCAACGTGCCCACGCTGCTGCACTACTACCAGAAGCTGCACGCCGTGCCACACTACATGGCCCTGGGCTTTGCCGCCTACCTGGCCTTTATGCGGGCAACCCGGCAGGAGGGAGGCAAGTGGTACGGCGAGCTGAACGGCCAAGCCTATGAAATTCAGGACGAAAAAGCCGGCTACTTCGCCGACCTCTGGGCCCGCCTGGAGCCCGCCGACCTCGTCCGCACCGTGTTGCACAACCAGGCGCTCTGGGGCCATGACCTCTCGGCCCTGCCCGGCTTCGCGGAGTGCGTCACGCGCTACCTCTCAACCCTGCTCGAACACGGTGCCCGCGCTACCGTAGCCCACGCCCTGAACCGGGAATTAGCGGTTAGCTAA
- a CDS encoding MFS transporter — protein MIQTSPATPAASTATPGATGMGKYRWTICALVFFATTVNYLDRAVISLLKPYLETEFHWNAGDYANIEIAFKLAYSFGMLGVGRIIDKLGTKIGYALSTFLWSIAAIGHAFVSSTFGFSVARAFLGVTEAGNFPAAIKTTAEWFPQKERALATGIFNSGSNVGAIIAPLTVPLIAETIGWKWAFIITGAMGFVWLALWFWLYEVPARHAKLTQAEFDYIHSDVDDLAAASIETQPKVSWFKLLTFRQTWGFVLGKFLTDPVWWFYLFWLPDFLNKQYGLKGTDVALPVAMVYMLSSIGSVGGGWIPLNFIRKGWAPFRARKTSMLLIALCVFPIVFAQQLGQINMWLAVLVIGIAAAAHQAWSANIFTTVSDMFPKRAVASVTGIGGMAGGLGGILLSALVQKRMFVYYESIGQLDKAYFIMFLICGGAYLLAWVLMHFLAPTMKQINLDEPAAAAQ, from the coding sequence ATGATACAAACCTCACCCGCCACCCCGGCCGCTTCCACGGCTACGCCCGGGGCCACCGGCATGGGCAAGTACCGCTGGACCATCTGCGCCCTGGTGTTTTTTGCTACTACGGTCAACTACCTCGACCGCGCGGTTATTTCCCTGCTCAAGCCCTACCTCGAAACCGAGTTTCACTGGAACGCCGGCGACTACGCCAACATCGAAATTGCCTTCAAGCTGGCGTACTCCTTCGGGATGCTGGGGGTAGGGCGCATCATCGATAAGCTGGGTACGAAAATCGGCTATGCCCTTTCCACATTCCTGTGGAGCATTGCCGCCATTGGGCACGCCTTCGTGAGCAGCACCTTTGGCTTTAGCGTGGCGCGGGCGTTTCTGGGTGTAACTGAAGCTGGCAACTTTCCCGCCGCCATCAAAACTACCGCCGAGTGGTTTCCGCAGAAAGAACGGGCGCTGGCTACGGGCATCTTCAACTCGGGCTCCAACGTGGGCGCCATCATTGCCCCGCTAACGGTGCCTTTGATTGCCGAAACCATCGGCTGGAAATGGGCCTTTATCATCACCGGGGCCATGGGCTTCGTCTGGCTGGCCTTGTGGTTCTGGCTGTACGAAGTGCCCGCCCGCCACGCCAAGCTCACCCAAGCCGAGTTCGACTACATTCACAGCGACGTGGACGATTTGGCGGCGGCCTCTATTGAGACCCAGCCCAAAGTTTCCTGGTTTAAGCTCCTCACGTTCCGCCAGACCTGGGGCTTCGTGCTGGGCAAGTTCCTGACCGACCCAGTGTGGTGGTTCTACCTGTTCTGGCTGCCCGATTTCCTTAACAAGCAGTACGGCCTGAAAGGTACCGACGTGGCCCTGCCCGTGGCTATGGTGTACATGCTTTCAAGCATCGGAAGCGTAGGGGGCGGCTGGATTCCCTTGAACTTTATCCGCAAGGGCTGGGCGCCGTTCCGGGCCCGCAAAACCAGCATGCTACTGATTGCCCTGTGCGTATTCCCGATTGTATTTGCCCAGCAGCTCGGGCAGATTAACATGTGGCTGGCGGTGCTGGTCATCGGCATTGCCGCCGCGGCCCACCAGGCCTGGAGCGCCAACATCTTCACCACCGTATCGGACATGTTCCCGAAGCGGGCGGTGGCTTCCGTAACCGGCATTGGCGGCATGGCCGGCGGCTTGGGCGGCATTCTGCTCTCGGCCCTGGTGCAGAAGCGCATGTTCGTGTACTACGAAAGCATCGGGCAGCTGGATAAGGCCTATTTCATCATGTTCCTGATCTGCGGTGGGGCCTACCTGCTGGCCTGGGTGCTGATGCACTTCCTGGCCCCCACCATGAAGCAAATCAACCTGGATGAACCTGCCGCGGCAGCCCAATAA
- a CDS encoding sugar kinase, with protein MKQVVTFGEIMMRLSPPLNYRLSQASSLEITYGGGDANVAAALAYLGVPAAHAGCFPDNAVGRAAAQQFQHHGVDMRHCVFQGQRLGLYFLEVGASLRASRIVYDRYDSAFANLQPEWFNWDEIFSNAQLFHWTGITPAISATAAQATQEAIAAARRLGLTVSADVNYRRNLWQYGQRAQDVMPDLVAGCDLVVCTEGDAEDLFGIKAEAGAENSFVSMSQQLIRRFPQIQQVIATRRETQSASHERIKGIAFSGGQYHETEFFDINPVVDRIGGGDSFISGFIYGQLTYPTLQEALTFATAASALKHTIHGDINLVTAAEVEHIVAGNTSGRLLR; from the coding sequence ATGAAGCAAGTTGTCACCTTTGGTGAAATCATGATGCGGTTGTCGCCGCCGTTGAACTACCGGTTGTCGCAGGCCAGCTCCCTGGAAATCACCTACGGCGGCGGGGATGCCAACGTGGCAGCGGCCCTGGCTTACTTGGGCGTGCCGGCGGCTCACGCGGGCTGTTTCCCGGATAATGCCGTGGGGCGGGCCGCGGCCCAGCAGTTTCAGCACCACGGCGTAGACATGCGCCATTGCGTATTTCAGGGGCAGCGCCTGGGCCTGTACTTCCTGGAAGTGGGCGCTTCCCTGCGGGCCAGCCGCATCGTCTACGACCGGTACGATTCGGCTTTCGCCAACCTGCAGCCGGAGTGGTTTAACTGGGACGAGATTTTCAGCAACGCCCAGCTTTTTCACTGGACGGGCATCACGCCCGCCATATCCGCCACGGCGGCGCAGGCTACGCAAGAGGCCATTGCGGCCGCCCGGCGGCTGGGCCTTACGGTTTCAGCCGATGTGAATTACCGCCGCAACCTGTGGCAGTACGGGCAGCGGGCCCAAGACGTAATGCCCGACCTGGTGGCCGGCTGCGACCTGGTGGTGTGCACCGAAGGCGACGCGGAAGATCTGTTCGGCATCAAGGCGGAAGCCGGAGCTGAGAACAGCTTCGTGTCGATGAGCCAACAGCTGATTCGGCGCTTCCCCCAGATTCAGCAGGTTATTGCTACCCGCCGCGAAACCCAGAGTGCCTCGCACGAGCGGATTAAGGGCATTGCCTTCAGCGGCGGCCAGTACCACGAAACCGAGTTCTTCGACATCAACCCGGTGGTGGACCGCATTGGCGGGGGCGACTCCTTCATTTCCGGCTTCATCTACGGGCAGCTTACGTACCCTACCCTGCAAGAGGCCCTGACGTTTGCCACGGCCGCTTCCGCCCTCAAGCACACTATTCACGGCGACATCAACCTGGTGACAGCCGCCGAAGTGGAGCATATCGTGGCCGGCAATACGTCGGGCCGCTTGCTTCGGTAG
- a CDS encoding UxaA family hydrolase, which produces MKHLVAKIHPDDNVLVALTDLPIGTPVTWDGTTVTTTDKIPAKHKLALQFLAPGDPVHMYGVLVGTAREAIGVGGLLTTSNIRHATDSYDEHHQRRQDWQAPDVTKWQERTFMGFHRPDGQVGTANYWLVIPLVFCENRNIQVLEEALVNDLGYARRKSYQPQTQELISLLQAGKSVEEILATDLHSAENGHQKPRLFPNVDGIRFLSHEGGCGGIRQDAQTLCGLLAGYITHPNVAGATVLSLGCQNAQVSMLQDEINKRSPNFQKPLYILEQQKIGTEEALVSTALRQTFAGLMMANQVTRQPAPLSKLCIGLECGGSDGFSGISANPAVGHVSDLLVALGGSVILAEFPELCGVEQELVDRSVDTATAERFSSLMKAYGDSAVAVGSGFDMNPSPGNIRDGLITDAMKSAGAARKGGSSPVVAVLDYPELVTKPGLNLLCTPGNDVESTTAEVGSGATVVLFTTGLGTPTGNPIAPVVKISSNTALARRMPDIIDLNTGTVIDGEETIEQAGERILDYVIRVASGEEVAAVRHGQTDFIPWKRGVSL; this is translated from the coding sequence ATGAAACACCTGGTAGCCAAAATTCACCCCGACGATAACGTGCTCGTGGCCCTCACGGACCTGCCCATCGGCACGCCCGTCACCTGGGACGGCACCACCGTCACGACTACCGACAAGATACCGGCCAAGCACAAGCTGGCCCTGCAGTTCCTGGCCCCCGGCGACCCGGTGCACATGTACGGGGTGCTGGTGGGCACGGCCCGCGAAGCCATTGGGGTAGGCGGCCTGCTGACCACCAGCAACATCCGGCACGCTACCGACAGCTACGACGAGCACCACCAGCGCCGCCAGGACTGGCAGGCCCCGGACGTAACCAAGTGGCAGGAGCGCACCTTTATGGGTTTCCACCGCCCCGATGGCCAGGTGGGTACGGCCAACTACTGGTTGGTGATTCCGCTGGTATTCTGCGAAAACCGCAACATTCAGGTGCTGGAAGAAGCCCTGGTGAATGACCTCGGCTACGCCCGCCGCAAAAGCTACCAACCCCAGACTCAGGAACTGATTTCGCTGCTGCAGGCTGGTAAGTCGGTAGAAGAAATTCTGGCCACGGACCTGCACTCGGCGGAAAATGGCCACCAGAAGCCCCGGCTGTTCCCTAACGTGGACGGCATCCGGTTTCTGAGCCACGAGGGCGGTTGCGGTGGCATTCGCCAGGATGCCCAAACCCTGTGCGGGCTACTCGCGGGCTACATCACCCACCCCAACGTGGCCGGCGCTACGGTCTTGAGCCTGGGCTGCCAGAACGCACAGGTGAGCATGTTGCAGGACGAAATCAATAAGCGCAGCCCTAACTTCCAGAAGCCGCTTTACATCCTGGAGCAGCAGAAAATCGGGACCGAGGAAGCCCTAGTTAGTACCGCCCTGCGCCAGACGTTTGCCGGCCTGATGATGGCCAACCAGGTAACGCGCCAGCCAGCTCCGCTCAGCAAGCTGTGCATTGGGCTAGAGTGCGGCGGTTCCGACGGCTTCTCGGGCATCTCGGCTAACCCCGCCGTGGGCCACGTTTCGGATTTGCTGGTGGCTCTGGGCGGCTCGGTTATCCTGGCCGAGTTCCCGGAGCTGTGCGGGGTAGAGCAGGAGCTAGTGGACCGCTCCGTGGACACCGCCACGGCTGAACGCTTCAGCTCCCTGATGAAAGCCTACGGCGACTCGGCGGTGGCCGTGGGTTCCGGCTTCGACATGAACCCCTCACCCGGCAACATCCGCGACGGACTAATCACCGACGCCATGAAATCGGCCGGGGCGGCCCGTAAGGGCGGTTCCTCACCCGTAGTAGCCGTGCTCGACTACCCCGAGCTGGTCACCAAACCCGGCCTGAACCTGCTCTGCACCCCCGGCAACGACGTGGAATCGACGACGGCGGAAGTAGGCTCGGGCGCTACCGTGGTGCTGTTTACCACGGGCCTGGGCACGCCCACCGGCAACCCCATTGCCCCGGTGGTGAAGATTTCCAGCAACACGGCCCTGGCCCGGCGCATGCCCGACATCATCGACCTGAACACCGGCACCGTCATCGACGGCGAAGAAACCATTGAGCAAGCTGGTGAGCGTATTCTCGACTACGTCATCCGCGTGGCCAGCGGGGAAGAGGTAGCCGCCGTGCGCCACGGCCAAACCGATTTCATCCCCTGGAAACGCGGCGTTTCGCTGTAA
- the pelA gene encoding pectate lyase, producing MKRLLTILFLLVGVGEMGILSARAQQVTVSADGSGQFRTIQAAINSLPNEATKPRTVYIKNGTYREKVFLDDKRNIILKGQSEKGVVLTSAQARDAWRCDPVAGQDDWGVATLNLRNSPDITLENLTVINSYGFDTPGEVAIDCPTEPSGKKTISKTGHQMALRTMPGTTRLVVKHCTFRALGGDTVSPWDVDAGLYYFKDCTLEGGVDFYCPRGWAYAENCRFICHNPNAAIWHDGSSDEDSKTVLKNCVFEGDAGFKLGRFHREAQFYLVNCTFGENMADADIYWAQSGPGAKQWGRRVYYHNNHRRGGDYAWFSNNLSSAKNAPKARNINADWTFGGRWYPKSGRPATVPLKPSNLGGPDKYSTAPKPEAKPADATATASAGGATPLAAVKVDSVAERMLLYQRTVGGWPKMVNNVKVKYDHPMTVAEEAATRDDAGRNDATIDNEATTREIRYLAGAYKATGNAAYKAAAEKGIRYLLRMQQRTGGFPQYYPDSSSYRHYITYNDNAMVRALQVLRDVSRRTNGLDVVDASLVEPATQAVARGIACILKTQYVQRGKLTAWCAQHDEKTFQPVKARAFELPSLSGMETVYIVQFLMDTENPTPAIKKSVDAAVAWLDAVKITGYTIKDQPDPKQPKGFDRVILPEAGATIWARFYDLQTNQPIYVGRDSKPRPKLSDIEYERRTGYAYAGVWPAKLLSRDYPRWQQKLNSNATPAPGSKP from the coding sequence ATGAAACGACTACTGACAATACTGTTCCTGCTGGTGGGGGTTGGGGAAATGGGAATCTTATCGGCCCGGGCCCAGCAGGTAACGGTGTCGGCGGATGGTTCGGGCCAGTTCCGGACCATCCAGGCCGCCATTAACAGCCTGCCCAACGAGGCAACCAAGCCGCGCACGGTGTACATCAAGAATGGCACCTACCGCGAAAAGGTCTTTCTCGATGACAAGCGAAATATCATCCTCAAAGGCCAGAGCGAGAAGGGCGTGGTCCTGACCTCGGCCCAGGCCCGCGACGCCTGGCGCTGCGACCCGGTGGCGGGCCAGGATGACTGGGGCGTGGCGACACTGAACCTGCGCAACTCCCCCGACATCACCCTAGAAAACCTCACCGTCATCAATAGCTACGGCTTTGATACCCCGGGCGAGGTAGCAATCGACTGCCCCACGGAGCCCAGCGGCAAGAAAACCATCAGCAAAACCGGCCACCAGATGGCCCTACGCACCATGCCCGGCACCACGCGCCTGGTGGTAAAGCACTGCACCTTCCGGGCCCTGGGCGGCGACACCGTCAGCCCCTGGGACGTGGATGCGGGCCTGTACTATTTCAAGGACTGTACCCTGGAAGGCGGCGTGGATTTCTACTGTCCCCGGGGCTGGGCCTACGCCGAAAACTGCCGCTTCATCTGCCACAACCCCAACGCCGCCATCTGGCACGACGGCTCCAGCGACGAGGACTCCAAAACGGTGCTCAAGAACTGTGTGTTCGAGGGCGACGCCGGCTTCAAGCTGGGCCGCTTCCACCGCGAGGCCCAGTTCTACTTGGTGAACTGCACGTTTGGGGAGAATATGGCTGATGCTGACATCTACTGGGCCCAATCGGGGCCCGGAGCCAAGCAGTGGGGCCGCCGCGTGTACTACCACAATAACCACCGCCGGGGCGGCGACTACGCCTGGTTCAGCAACAACCTAAGCTCGGCCAAAAACGCCCCCAAAGCTCGCAACATCAATGCCGACTGGACCTTTGGTGGGCGTTGGTACCCGAAGTCGGGCCGGCCGGCCACGGTGCCGCTGAAGCCCTCCAACCTCGGCGGGCCGGATAAGTACTCGACGGCGCCCAAGCCGGAAGCCAAACCCGCGGATGCTACGGCTACGGCTTCAGCGGGCGGTGCTACCCCCCTTGCCGCCGTGAAGGTTGATTCGGTGGCGGAACGCATGCTGCTATATCAGCGCACGGTAGGCGGCTGGCCCAAGATGGTGAACAACGTCAAGGTCAAGTACGACCACCCGATGACGGTAGCCGAAGAAGCGGCCACCCGCGACGATGCCGGCCGCAACGACGCCACCATCGACAATGAGGCTACCACCCGCGAGATTCGCTACCTAGCCGGCGCCTACAAAGCCACCGGCAACGCGGCCTACAAAGCCGCCGCCGAAAAAGGCATCCGCTACCTGCTCCGCATGCAGCAGCGCACCGGCGGTTTCCCGCAGTACTACCCCGATTCCAGCAGCTACCGCCACTACATCACCTACAACGACAACGCCATGGTGCGGGCCCTGCAGGTGCTCCGCGACGTAAGCCGCCGCACCAACGGCCTGGACGTAGTCGATGCCAGTCTGGTGGAGCCCGCTACCCAGGCCGTGGCCCGCGGCATTGCCTGCATCCTGAAAACCCAGTACGTGCAGCGCGGCAAGCTCACGGCCTGGTGCGCCCAGCATGACGAGAAAACCTTTCAGCCCGTAAAAGCCCGCGCCTTTGAGCTGCCCTCCCTGAGCGGCATGGAAACCGTGTACATCGTGCAGTTTCTCATGGACACTGAAAATCCTACCCCCGCCATCAAGAAAAGCGTGGATGCGGCCGTCGCCTGGCTCGACGCAGTGAAAATCACGGGCTACACCATCAAGGACCAGCCCGACCCCAAACAGCCTAAGGGCTTCGACCGGGTAATTCTGCCCGAAGCTGGCGCTACCATCTGGGCCCGCTTCTACGACCTGCAAACCAACCAGCCCATCTACGTCGGGCGCGACTCCAAGCCCCGGCCCAAGCTCTCCGACATCGAATACGAGCGCCGCACCGGCTACGCGTATGCCGGCGTCTGGCCCGCCAAACTGCTCAGCCGCGACTACCCCCGCTGGCAGCAGAAACTCAATAGCAACGCTACGCCCGCCCCGGGCAGCAAACCATAA
- the uxaC gene encoding glucuronate isomerase gives MKPFLNDDFLLQTATASTLYHEYAKQMPIIDYHNHLLPDQIAEDKQFDTITQVWLYGDHYKWRAMRANGIPERYITGDASDWEKFEKWAETVPQTVRNPLYHWTHLELQRYFGITELLNKDSARRIYDQCNELLRTPEYSVRNLLRRMNVETLCTTDDPSDSLEHHRAIQESGFEVQVLPTFRPDKAMAPEDAASYNAYLDKLGQSAAVDIQTYHDLKAALRLRHDYFAALGCRLSDHGLEQIYAADYTDAEISAIFAKVRGGETLGEQEILKFKSAMLVLLAEMDWEKGWTQQFHLGALRNNNSRMLRELGPDTGWDSIGDFAQGRALSSFLNRLDGQDKLAKTILYNLNPADNELIATMIGNFNDGSVAGKVQFGSGWWFLDQKDGMEKQINALSNMGLLSRFVGMLTDSRSFLSYPRHEYFRRVLCNLFGTDVENGELPADMELLGGIIQNICYGNAKEYFGFATVAQPIETAVV, from the coding sequence ATGAAGCCCTTTCTCAACGACGATTTTCTGCTGCAAACGGCCACGGCCAGCACGCTCTACCACGAGTATGCCAAGCAGATGCCCATCATCGACTACCACAATCACCTGCTGCCCGACCAGATTGCGGAGGACAAGCAGTTTGATACCATCACCCAAGTGTGGCTCTACGGCGACCATTACAAGTGGCGCGCCATGCGGGCCAACGGCATCCCGGAACGCTACATCACCGGCGACGCTTCGGACTGGGAGAAGTTTGAAAAATGGGCCGAAACGGTGCCCCAAACCGTGCGCAACCCCCTTTACCACTGGACTCACCTGGAGCTACAGCGCTACTTCGGCATCACGGAGCTGCTGAACAAGGATAGCGCCCGTCGCATCTACGACCAGTGCAACGAGCTGCTGCGCACCCCCGAGTATTCGGTGCGCAACCTGCTGCGCCGCATGAACGTGGAAACCCTCTGCACCACCGACGACCCTTCGGATTCCCTGGAGCACCACCGCGCCATTCAGGAAAGCGGCTTCGAGGTGCAGGTGCTACCCACCTTCCGCCCCGACAAGGCCATGGCCCCGGAAGATGCCGCTAGCTACAACGCCTACCTCGACAAGCTGGGCCAATCAGCGGCCGTGGACATTCAGACCTACCACGACTTGAAAGCGGCTCTACGCCTGCGCCATGACTACTTTGCGGCCCTAGGCTGCCGCTTGTCGGACCACGGCCTGGAGCAGATTTACGCCGCTGACTACACCGACGCCGAAATCAGCGCCATCTTCGCCAAGGTGCGAGGAGGGGAGACGCTGGGCGAGCAGGAAATCCTGAAATTCAAATCGGCCATGCTGGTGCTGCTGGCCGAAATGGACTGGGAGAAAGGCTGGACCCAGCAGTTCCACCTCGGCGCCCTGCGCAACAACAACTCCCGCATGCTGCGCGAACTGGGCCCCGACACCGGCTGGGACTCCATTGGCGACTTTGCCCAGGGCCGCGCCCTGTCCAGCTTCCTCAACCGCCTCGACGGGCAGGATAAGCTGGCCAAAACCATCCTTTACAACCTGAACCCCGCCGATAACGAGCTGATTGCTACCATGATTGGTAACTTCAACGATGGCTCGGTGGCCGGTAAAGTGCAGTTCGGCTCGGGCTGGTGGTTCCTGGACCAGAAGGACGGCATGGAAAAGCAAATCAACGCCCTGAGCAACATGGGCCTGCTGAGCCGTTTCGTGGGCATGCTCACCGATTCCCGCTCCTTCCTGTCCTACCCCCGCCACGAGTACTTCCGCCGCGTGCTCTGCAACCTCTTCGGCACCGACGTGGAAAACGGCGAGCTGCCCGCGGATATGGAGCTGCTGGGCGGCATCATCCAGAACATCTGCTACGGCAACGCCAAGGAGTACTTCGGTTTCGCCACGGTAGCCCAGCCGATTGAAACGGCGGTGGTCTAG
- a CDS encoding nuclear transport factor 2 family protein: MKKMHLLLVLLWLALPVLTFAQSKKDQAAAKEVEALERQRFEAQVKKDYTVLEKVFADDLVYTHSNGKQNNKQEYIQSIRDGKSQYDKIDVEALNVRAYNDGKAAVVNGTITITLPNKPDGSPNLAYLKYVVVQVKNPKKGWQVVLWQSQKQPEAKS, from the coding sequence ATGAAAAAAATGCATCTGCTGCTCGTGCTGCTGTGGCTGGCCCTGCCCGTCCTCACTTTCGCCCAGTCGAAAAAAGACCAAGCGGCGGCCAAGGAGGTAGAGGCCCTGGAGCGCCAGCGCTTTGAGGCCCAGGTAAAAAAGGACTATACCGTGCTGGAAAAAGTCTTTGCCGATGACCTCGTGTACACCCACTCCAACGGCAAGCAGAACAACAAGCAGGAGTACATCCAGAGCATTCGGGATGGCAAAAGCCAGTACGACAAGATTGACGTGGAAGCCCTGAACGTGCGCGCCTACAACGACGGTAAAGCTGCCGTAGTCAACGGTACCATCACCATCACCCTCCCCAACAAGCCCGACGGCTCCCCCAATCTGGCCTACCTCAAATACGTGGTGGTGCAAGTCAAGAACCCGAAAAAAGGCTGGCAGGTAGTGCTCTGGCAAAGCCAGAAACAGCCCGAAGCCAAAAGCTAG
- a CDS encoding bifunctional 4-hydroxy-2-oxoglutarate aldolase/2-dehydro-3-deoxy-phosphogluconate aldolase: MSRFSSAAALETVLHYPVVPVFYHADAAYTKRILQACYAGGLRVFEFTNRGANAFEVFQELVPFVQENCPDMLLGIGTIYTAADAERFIQAGADFVVQPCLTAEVAEVCRQHGTPWLPGTMTISEVYQATQLGAAIVKIFPGNVLGPGFIKSLRGPMPTVPLMVTGGVEPTEDSLREWFTAGVNVVGMGSQLFKNADDTEALSRQIVSLLTFVDTLKK, from the coding sequence ATGTCCCGATTCTCTTCCGCCGCTGCCCTGGAAACCGTTCTGCACTACCCCGTGGTACCGGTGTTCTACCACGCCGATGCGGCCTATACCAAGCGCATCCTGCAGGCCTGCTACGCGGGTGGGCTGCGCGTGTTTGAGTTTACCAACCGCGGCGCCAACGCCTTTGAGGTGTTCCAGGAACTGGTCCCGTTCGTGCAGGAGAATTGCCCGGACATGCTGCTGGGTATCGGCACGATTTACACGGCGGCGGATGCCGAGCGGTTCATTCAGGCCGGGGCCGATTTCGTGGTGCAGCCCTGCCTGACGGCGGAAGTGGCCGAAGTGTGCCGCCAGCACGGTACGCCCTGGCTGCCCGGCACCATGACCATTTCGGAAGTGTACCAGGCTACCCAGCTCGGGGCGGCCATCGTCAAGATTTTCCCCGGTAACGTGCTGGGCCCCGGTTTCATCAAAAGCCTGCGCGGCCCTATGCCCACGGTGCCGCTGATGGTGACGGGCGGGGTAGAGCCCACCGAAGACAGTCTGCGCGAATGGTTTACGGCCGGCGTGAACGTGGTAGGCATGGGCTCCCAGCTCTTCAAAAATGCCGATGATACCGAGGCCCTGAGCCGGCAGATTGTCAGTCTGCTCACCTTCGTCGATACACTGAAAAAGTAA